The following proteins come from a genomic window of Alnus glutinosa chromosome 10, dhAlnGlut1.1, whole genome shotgun sequence:
- the LOC133880178 gene encoding probable glucan endo-1,3-beta-glucosidase A6, with translation MGLVSLLILSLLVSMSGAEFSGKVGVNYGQLGNNLPSPSRSVELIKSLKAKRVKIYDANPDILKALKHTDIQVSIMVPNQLIVNISSNQTLSDTWVRSNVVPFYPDTMIRYLLVGNEILSSSDNQTWYNLVPAMRRIRNSLKTHGIRRVKVGTPSAMDVLQSSFPPSNGTFRSDISGRVVKPMLQFLNRTKSFFFLDVYPFFPWSSDPVNIKLDYALLQAKNTTYTDPGSGLTYTNLFDQMVDAVIFAMKRLGYPDIRVFIAETGWPNGGDYDQIGCNIYNAATYNRNVVKKFTSKPPLGTPSRPGKVLPAFIFSLYNENQKTGAGTERHFGLLYPNGSPVYGIDLAGETPESEYKPLPEPTNNELYKGRIWCVVAKGANRSDVGSALSYACSQGNKTCDPIQTGGKCNKPDSLVWHASYAFSSYWSQFKKAGGTCYFNGLAAQTIKDPSYGHCRFPSVTL, from the exons ATGGGTCTTGTTTCTCTGCTCATTCTCTCCCTCTTGGTCTCCATGTCCG gcGCAGAGTTCTCCGGCAAGGTGGGGGTAAACTACGGCCAGCTAGGGAACAACCTACCGTCACCGTCACGGTCGGTGGAGCTGATCAAATCCCTGAAAGCCAAGCGGGTGAAGATCTACGATGCCAACCCAGACATCCTCAAAGCCCTCAAACACACCGACATCCAAGTCTCCATCATGGTCCCCAACCAGCTCATCGTCAACATCTCCTCCAACCAAACCCTCTCCGATACCTGGGTCCGATCGAACGTCGTACCCTTTTACCCGGACACCATGATCCGCTACCTCCTCGTCGGCAACGAAATCCTCAGCTCCTCCGACAACCAAACCTGGTACAACCTCGTCCCTGCAATGCGCAGAATCAGAAATTCCCTAAAAACCCATGGCATCCGCAGGGTCAAAGTCGGGACCCCCTCTGCAATGGACGTCCTACAATCATCATTTCCACCCTCCAACGGCACGTTCCGGTCTGACATTTCGGGTCGGGTTGTAAAACCCATGTTGCAGTTCCTGAACCGAACCAAGTCCTTTTTCTTCCTGGATGTGTACCCTTTTTTCCCTTGGTCCTCCGACCCGGTCAATATCAAACTAGACTACGCACTGTTGCAGGCCAAGAACACGACCTATACGGACCCGGGTTCGGGTCTCACCTACACCAACCTGTTTGACCAAATGGTCGACGCTGTGATTTTCGCTATGAAGCGACTCGGGTACCCTGATATCCGGGTCTTTATCGCCGAAACGGGTTGGCCCAACGGCGGCGATTATGACCAGATTGGCTGCAATATTTACAACGCTGCCACTTACAACCGCAACGTGGTCAAGAAGTTCACGTCCAAACCGCCGTTGGGTACGCCGTCCCGGCCGGGTAAGGTCCTGCCTGCGTTCATTTTCTCTCTGTATAACGAGAATCAGAAAACGGGTGCGGGTACGGAGCGTCATTTCGGGCTGTTGTACCCGAACGGGTCGCCGGTGTACGGGATAGACTTGGCCGGAGAGACGCCAGAGTCGGAGTACAAGCCGTTGCCGGAGCCGACGAACAACGAGCTGTACAAGGGGAGGATATGGTGTGTGGTGGCAAAGGGAGCCAATAGGAGTGATGTTGGGTCGGCGTTGTCGTACGCGTGCTCGCAGGGGAACAAAACATGTGACCCGATCCAGACCGGTGGAAAGTGTAATAAACCCGATTCGTTGGTTTGGCACGCGAGCTACGCGTTCAGTTCTTATTGGTCGCAGTTCAAGAAGGCCGGTGGGACCTGCTACTTCAATGGGCTCGCTGCACAGACAATCAAGGATCCAA GTTATGGACACTGCAGGTTTCCAAGTGTGACACTTTGA